Genomic segment of Alcanivorax borkumensis SK2:
ACCTCCACGTTGTTGGTTTGAGCGATGCGCCTTCGCTATCGGCCCTGACATTGTTTTGAAGGGCGCTTTCGCGCAAAATGCCACACCCTTGCGCCCCGGCTTTCCGGGGCTCCGGGCTGGCCGGGTACGATCGCCCGCTGTCATTGTCGGGCACAGGAAACTATGAATCTAGTCGCTGTCGGCGTAAATCACACCACCGCGGATGTGGAACTACGCGAACGTCTGGCGTTTTCAACGCAGCAGGCGGAGGTGGCGTTGGCCAGCTTGCGTGAGATGCCCGGGGTGCGGGAAGCTGCATTGCTGTCTACCTGTAACCGCACCGAACTGTATTGCCTCACTGACGACGTCACTCCAAATTTTGCTCAATGGCTGGCCTCTAGCCGCAATCTGTCCGTCGAACGACTCTCCACGGTGCTGTATCAGCATACCGGTGAGCAGGCGCTGGAGCATATGATGCGGGTAGCTGGCGGTCTGGATTCGCTGGTACTGGGCGAGCCACAAATTCTTGGTCAGATGCGTGAAGCCTATGCTCGAGCCCATGAGGCTGGCTTGCTCAACGGCGAGTTGTCGCGTTTGTTTCAGGAAGTCTTTTCGGTAGCCAAGCGGATCCGTACGGAAACCGGTATCGGTGCTAACCCGGTGTCTGTGGCCTATGCGGCAGTTTCGTTTGCGCGTCACATTTTTGCTGACCTGAAAAAAAGCCGGGCGCTGCTGATTGGTGCCGGTGAAATGATTGAGCTGGTGGCGCGACATTTGAGTGAGCAGCAGGTGCAGGAAATTACCATTGCCAATCGCACTCAGGAGCGAGCCTCGGAGTTGGCCGCCGCCGTGGGGGGGCGTGGTATCAGCCTAGAAGAATTGCCGGTGGCGCTGGAGCGTGCGGATATCCTGATCTCATGCACCGCTGCGCCGTTGCCGATTATGGGCAAGGGTATGGTGGAGCGGGCGCTGAAAAAACGCCGTCACCGACCCATGTTTATGGTGGATATTGCCGTGCCACGGGATATCGAACCGGAAGTGGGCGAACTGGGTGATGTCTACCTGTATACGGTGGACCATCTGCAAGAAGCGATTCAGGAAAATGTCCGTTCTCGTCAGCAGGCGGCCCAGGAGGCCTCAGAGCTGATTCGAGATGCCATTGTGCGCCACCGTCGTCAGCGCCGTGAACAGGATGCCGTTAAGGTGCTGCGTGATTATCGTGAGCAGCGCAAGGCTATGGCGGAAAGCGAACTGGAAAAAGCGTTGCAGCAGTTGCGCAATGGTGGCGATGCGGAGCAGGTGCTGCGCAGGTTTCAGCATTCGCTGGTGAACAAGTGGCTGCATTCCCCCAGCGTGACCTTGCGCAAAATGGCCGCGGATGGCCGCGCCGAAGCCCTGTTGCTGGCTCGTGAGTTGCTGCTCGACGACGACCAGTCGTAGCGCAAAGAACTCTCTCGATGTATCGAATTTTTGCGTGCGCCCGCCGGGCGGCGTATTTGCGTGAAGCGTGGAAGCGAATTTATGAAAGCGTCATTGCAAGGCAAGCTCGATAAGCTTGCAGACCGGTTTGAAGAGTTGGCGGGGCTATTGTCCGATCCGGATGTGATTAGCAACCAGAACCAATTCCGTGACCTGTCCCGGGAATACGCTGAAATTGATCCAGTGGTGAAGTGTTATCGCCAATACCAGCAGGCCGTGGAGGATCATGGTGCGGCTAAAGCGATGCAGGACGACAGCGACGCGGATATGCGTGAGATGGGCGCGGAAGAAGCCCGTGATGCTCAGGAGCGCATGGAGGCGTTAGCGGCAGAGCTGCAAAAGCTGATGCTACCGAAGGATCCCCGCGATGGAGCCAATGTGTTTCTTGAAGTTCGCGCCGGCACGGGGGGGGACGAAGCGGCCATTTTTGCCGGAGACCTATTCCGCATGTATTCCAAGTATGCGGATCAACGGGGTTGGAAAGTGGAGATGGTGAGCGCCAGTGAGGGCGAGCATGGCGGCTATAAGGAAGTGATTGCACGGGTGATTGGCGATGGCGTCTATTCGCGGATGAAATTTGAATCCGGAGCCCACCGGGTGCAACGGGTGCCGGCCACAGAATCCCAGGGGCGTATTCATACCTCTGCCTGCACAGTGGCGATTATGGCTGAAGCGGAAGACCTGGGGGATATCAAGATTCGCACTGAAGACCTGCGTATTGATACCTATCGTTCCTCCGGTGCTGGCGGTCAGCACGTTAACACCACGGATTCGGCTGTGCGCATTACTCACTTACCCACCGGGGTGGTGGTGGAGTGCCAGGATGAGCGTAGCCAGCACAAGAACAAGGCTCGGGCTATGAGCCTACTGAGCGCTAAGCTGTATGACGCGCAGCAGAATGCGGCCCATGCCGAGCAGGCTGCGGAGCGTAAATCCCTCGTCGGGTCCGGCGATCGTTCAGAGCGTATCCGTACCTATAACTATCCTCAGGGACGAGTCACTGATCATCGTATTAATCTTACCCTTTACCGGTTAAATGAAATCGTTGAAGGAGATTTGGATGAGATTTTGGGTGCGTTGCTGGCAGAGTATCAGGCGGATCAGCTAGCGGCCTTAGGCGAGCATTAACCGTGCGCATTGATGACGCCCTGCGCCAGGCTCGCCATCGGTTGGCGTCATCCCCTTGCGCAGCGCTGGATGCCCAAGTGTTGCTTTGCCATGTGCTGGAGCAATCTCGTACATGGCTGTTTACTTGGCCGGAGCGGGAACTGACCAGGGCTCAGCAGGCGGAGTTTGAAGCCCTGCTGGCTCGCCGTGAGCAGGGTGAGCCCGTGGCCCACCTGATTGGAGAGCGGGAGTTTTTTGGCCGCCGGTTTAGTGTAACCGCCGATACTCTGATTCCACGCCCCGATACTGAAACCTTGGTGGAACAGGTGCTTGCGCTGGCATTGCCTGCTAACGCACGGGTCGTGGACTTGGGAACCGGTACCGGTGCTATCGGTATTACCCTCGCTTTGGAGCAGCCGGCTTGGCAGGTGACGCTGGTGGACAATAGCGCGGCGGCGCTGCAAGTGGCAGCGGCAAATGCCCGCCAGTTGGGGGCTACAGTGCGTTGCCTGCAAGGCAGCTGGCTGACCCCCTGTGATGGTTTTTTTGACCTTGTCGTTAGCAACCCTCCTTACATTGAAGATGGCGACGTCCATTTGGCACAAGGCGATGTGCGTTTCGAGCCTCGCTCGGCCCTAGTGGCCGGCGATCAGGGGTTGGCGGATCTGATCACCATTGCGCAGCAAGCAGCAGGTAAGCTGGTTGCTGGCGGTTGGTTGTTGCTGGAGCATGGCTTTGAGCAGGGTGACGCGGTACGGGCGTTGTTGGCCGACATTGGCTTTGAAGACGTGCGTACAGAGCAGGATCTGGGCGGAAATGATCGGGTAACCTTAGGCAAGCAATGTGCTGCTGGATCCAAGAGTTGAACATTTGCACAGCAAAGCCAGGAACGGATCTGTTGGGTGCACGAAGTGCAGCAAGCTGTACCATAGAATCCCACGCCTTTGAGTGCCAGGGAGACGATTATGCTCAACGATGACCAGCTGCTTCGCTACAGTCGCCAGTTGATGGTGGAAGAATTCGATTTGCCTGGGCAAGAAGCTTTGAGCAAGGCGCGGATATTGGTGGTGGGTTGTGGTGGCCTAGCCAATCCTGCTGCGCTGTATTTGGCGGGTGCTGGGGTGGGGCAGC
This window contains:
- the hemA gene encoding glutamyl-tRNA reductase yields the protein MNLVAVGVNHTTADVELRERLAFSTQQAEVALASLREMPGVREAALLSTCNRTELYCLTDDVTPNFAQWLASSRNLSVERLSTVLYQHTGEQALEHMMRVAGGLDSLVLGEPQILGQMREAYARAHEAGLLNGELSRLFQEVFSVAKRIRTETGIGANPVSVAYAAVSFARHIFADLKKSRALLIGAGEMIELVARHLSEQQVQEITIANRTQERASELAAAVGGRGISLEELPVALERADILISCTAAPLPIMGKGMVERALKKRRHRPMFMVDIAVPRDIEPEVGELGDVYLYTVDHLQEAIQENVRSRQQAAQEASELIRDAIVRHRRQRREQDAVKVLRDYREQRKAMAESELEKALQQLRNGGDAEQVLRRFQHSLVNKWLHSPSVTLRKMAADGRAEALLLARELLLDDDQS
- the prfA gene encoding peptide chain release factor 1; this encodes MKASLQGKLDKLADRFEELAGLLSDPDVISNQNQFRDLSREYAEIDPVVKCYRQYQQAVEDHGAAKAMQDDSDADMREMGAEEARDAQERMEALAAELQKLMLPKDPRDGANVFLEVRAGTGGDEAAIFAGDLFRMYSKYADQRGWKVEMVSASEGEHGGYKEVIARVIGDGVYSRMKFESGAHRVQRVPATESQGRIHTSACTVAIMAEAEDLGDIKIRTEDLRIDTYRSSGAGGQHVNTTDSAVRITHLPTGVVVECQDERSQHKNKARAMSLLSAKLYDAQQNAAHAEQAAERKSLVGSGDRSERIRTYNYPQGRVTDHRINLTLYRLNEIVEGDLDEILGALLAEYQADQLAALGEH
- the prmC gene encoding peptide chain release factor N(5)-glutamine methyltransferase: MRIDDALRQARHRLASSPCAALDAQVLLCHVLEQSRTWLFTWPERELTRAQQAEFEALLARREQGEPVAHLIGEREFFGRRFSVTADTLIPRPDTETLVEQVLALALPANARVVDLGTGTGAIGITLALEQPAWQVTLVDNSAAALQVAAANARQLGATVRCLQGSWLTPCDGFFDLVVSNPPYIEDGDVHLAQGDVRFEPRSALVAGDQGLADLITIAQQAAGKLVAGGWLLLEHGFEQGDAVRALLADIGFEDVRTEQDLGGNDRVTLGKQCAAGSKS